A window from Kluyveromyces lactis strain NRRL Y-1140 chromosome E complete sequence encodes these proteins:
- the RAV1 gene encoding Rav1p (weakly similar to uniprot|P47104 Saccharomyces cerevisiae YJR033C RAV1 Subunit of the RAVE complex (Rav1p Rav2p Skp1p) which promotes assembly of the V-ATPase holoenzyme required for transport between the early and late endosome/PVC and for localization of TGN membrane proteins potential Cdc28p substrate) codes for MTLSFLPGVPNSTPQAACQRSWNHNTILAYCSGNNLILLSNRSERLQTIYLNSDCHAVDVNPRNGLIAVAVSQEVYIYKPLHQIMKNPKWVFCCKVYHDDSRVNTLQWGMGNELVLGSDYLSFWDVKDVFGEYKPRLLWSKRQPLPVYLCSITSDSKLISSMNYNDRTVKIWRRVSITSDSDFFDLVILPHPDVVTTFRWKTNDHQCNKEHITHVIYTLCADRKLRVWISFDIDNKKNVQQWGTVEMSKSNNERFCVILDSWLIQKTLRKTIKDQSHQSEMIKYILEKKPEIILFTTPSLKIRVLALTNLSDDVPKIMSVKDLLRTSISNTAMGSSPEFVHFPEPQIFDDDKSISFVVHDLHGSVRHSLLHISSILNGTETIGILQHKWTGHTKSIQKVFRSSYGSAILTTSRFQENSIWVPLRLKDSVTLSKKAMLISESPIKHALVHDRGNLVVTFLENCKVQLWVCSSNEKRAILKSTFSADKTKGIPSIMVNTSGNKPHNDQHFFAYVYPDGSSQGFVFTKDDMKQIDSNSIDLEGEEEFYLVSAIDPVRYQFQSDRSLIASITKLGVIRIYKAQADQSGIRWKKSYETITNITNASKITGSSNDKISVIDEKGTTMTLWDLRRSVLEYETTFDDEVVDIDWTSTEFEQSIVAIGFENYVILYTQLRYDYTNRNPAYLPIEKINVSQHTTHAIGDSTWLKNGSIIIATGNQVFIKDKSLDLKDKFTYSSIGSRKILSNDILHLTSVLNGPLPIYHPQLLIQSLFAKKVNLVREILLKLFHALRKMEFNSDEIHDIGSSLKLSPSKFLHTNDSTYVFDNYEEPYSTFDSTVSAPLIDLLSKTPLPYLTRHQQVTLISVIEAVQEINLNEKVVDINGVRFMLGVKLYTSHKSTQTSVNMRDVSWATHSDNKEILFSNLFNRLKKWDNVKEFKVPYWAGQQDLVKCFENIAKFEFNNYDKRDPSRCSIFYLALKKKSILIGLWRISSGHPEQAKMLKFLNNDFAEPRWRSAALKNAFVLLSKHRYMDAATFFLLAGSLKDSINVLRKQLNDLDLAIGVCRVYEGDNGPILHEFLHNQILPTAIIDSDRWTTSYVYWKMRKQDLAIKALVQPPVEVDDNYKWIEKDKCVNKSFLVEDPLLLQLYLQLRDRNIDYYNAALEVNESLEYEIIMRVATIYTRMGCDYIAVSLLKDWKFLESKKIESEQVEIPQSSHSKLTDNKIEEPVTTQKVRPSLFDKFDSQFSENTRSVSSSTSESKSILNPTSRDINSSNGHSGKSAGSSFNILDSYRSDTQKVTPSQVPNMLDSFKENQKDTIQKKLPTQQKSPLDDYQASTNKPFVPQQHLQNSKPKKTAKPRSLLDDFI; via the coding sequence ATGACATTGAGTTTCCTCCCCGGTGTGCCTAATAGTACTCCTCAAGCAGCTTGCCAGCGGTCATGGAACCATAATACCATATTGGCATACTGCTCTGGTAACAATCTAATATTGCTTTCCAATCGTTCTGAGCGGCTTCAAACAatatatttgaattcaGATTGTCATGCTGTCGATGTTAATCCTCGTAATGGTCTcattgctgttgctgtttctCAGGAAGTGTACATTTACAAACCGCTGCATCAAATCATGAAGAACCCTAAATGGGTATTCTGCTGTAAAGTGTACCATGATGATTCCCGCGTCAACACCTTGCAATGGGGTATGGGGAATGAATTAGTATTGGGATCAGATTACCTATCGTTTTGGGATGTAAAGGATGTTTTTGGCGAGTACAAACCTAGACTATTATGGAGTAAAAGACAACCTTTGCCAGTTtatctttgttcaataacTTCTGATTCTAAACTCATATCTAGTATGAATTATAACGATAGAACAGTGAAAATTTGGAGGCGAGTGTCAATAACATCGGATtcagatttctttgatctgGTTATTCTCCCTCATCCAGATGTTGTGACCACCTTTAGGTGGAAAACAAACGATCATCAATGCAATAAAGAACATATTACGCATGTCATTTACACTTTATGTGCAGATAGAAAGTTGAGGGTATGGATcagttttgatattgacaATAAGAAGAATGTTCAGCAGTGGGGAACTGTGGAGATGTCAAAGTCCAATAACGAAAGATTTTGTGTTATTTTGGATAGCTGGTTAATCCAAAAAACCTTGAGAAAAACCATCAAAGACCAATCTCATCAAAGCGAAATGATCAAGtatattcttgaaaaaaaacCTGAAATTATTCTATTTACCACTCCCAGTCTCAAAATTAGAGTGTTGGCATTGACTAATCTTTCAGATGATGTACCGAAAATTATGTCGGTCAAAGATCTATTAAGAACTTCAATATCTAATACTGCAATGGGATCATCTCCAGAGTTCGTACATTTCCCTGAACCACAgatttttgatgatgataaaagCATATCTTTTGTTGTTCATGATCTTCATGGAAGCGTAAGGCATTCATTGCTACacatttcatcaattttgaatGGAACAGAAACCATTGGTATACTACAGCATAAATGGACCGGACACACAAAATCCATCCAAAAGGTTTTTAGAAGTAGCTACGGTTCTGCTATATTGACAACATCGAGGTTCCAGGAAAATTCTATCTGGGTTCCATTGAGACTAAAGGACTCGGTTACGTTGTCAAAAAAGGCAATGCTAATATCTGAATCGCCAATAAAACATGCTTTAGTCCACGACAGAGGTAATCTGGTGGTAACTTTTCTAGAAAACTGCAAAGTGCAACTATGGGTGTGCTCTTCAAATGAGAAGAGAGCAATTCTTAAAAGCACTTTCTCTGCAGATAAGACGAAGGGGATCCCATCTATTATGGTCAATACTTCTGGAAACAAGCCACACAATGATCAGCATTTTTTTGCTTATGTTTATCCAGATGGTAGTTCCCAAGGCTTTGTATTCACGAAGGATGACATGAAACAGATAGATAGCAATTCTATTGACTTGGAgggagaagaagagtttTATCTTGTGTCCGCGATTGATCCGGTgagatatcaatttcaaagtgACAGATCATTGATTGCCTCAATTACCAAACTCGGAGTAATAAGGATATATAAGGCACAGGCTGATCAGTCGGGTATAAGGTGGAAGAAGAGTTATGAAACCATTACGAATATTACTAATGCTTCGAAAATTACGGGATCGTCAAATGATAAGATATCTGTAATTGACGAAAAAGGTACGACTATGACTCTATGGGATTTGAGAAGGAGTGTCTTGGAGTACGAAACTACCTTTGATGACGAGgttgttgatattgacTGGACAAGCACtgaatttgaacaaagcATTGTTGCCATTGGTTTCGAAAATTATGTCATTCTTTATACGCAACTAAGATACGATTATACGAACAGAAACCCTGCTTACTTGCCAATTGAGAAAATCAACGTTTCACAGCACACTACACATGCCATTGGTGACTCCACCTGGTTGAAGAATGGTTCTATCATCATAGCCACTGGCAACCAAGTTTTCATAAAGGACAAAAGCCTAGACTTGAAGGACAAATTTACGTACAGCTCAATTGGCTCTAGAAAAATCTTATCGAATGATATTTTGCATTTAACTAGTGTATTGAATGGTCCATTGCCAATATATCATCCACAACTGTTGATCCAGTCTTTATTTGCTAAAAAGGTCAACCTCGTAAGAGAAATTCTCCTAAAGCTTTTCCATGCGCTGCGCAAGATGGAATTCAACTCTGATGAGATTCACGATATTGGATCATCACTGAAATTAAGTCCTTCCAAGTTTCTTCATACAAACGATTCTACGTATGTGTTTGATAATTATGAAGAACCATATAGCACATTTGATTCGACTGTATCGGCTCCACTTATTGATCTCCTTTCAAAGACCCCTTTACCCTATCTCACTCGACATCAACAGGTGACCCTAATTTCTGTGATCGAAGCTGTTCAAGAGATAAATTTAAATGAGAAGGTTGTAGACATAAATGGTGTTAGATTTATGTTGGGTGTAAAATTGTACACATCGCATAAGAGCACACAGACAAGTGTCAACATGAGAGATGTCAGCTGGGCCACTCATTCCGACAATAAAGagattcttttttcaaatcttttcaatagattAAAGAAATGGGATAACgtgaaagaattcaaagttCCGTATTGGGCAGGCCAGCAGGATCTCGTGAAATGTTTCGAGAATATAGccaaatttgaattcaaCAATTATGATAAAAGAGATCCATCAAGATGTTCAATCTTCTATCTGGCActtaaaaagaaaagtatTTTAATTGGATTATGGCGCATCAGCTCTGGTCATCCAGAACAGGCAAAGATGTTaaaatttttgaacaaCGACTTCGCAGAGCCTCGTTGGAGATCAGCAGCCTTGAAAAACGCATTTGTCTTACTCAGTAAACACAGATATATGGATGCAGCGACGTTCTTTTTGTTAGCAGGTTCGTTGAAGGACTCTATCAACGTGCTCCGAAAACAGCTCAATGACTTAGATCTAGCCATCGGAGTATGTAGGGTATATGAGGGTGACAATGGACCTATACTCCATGAATTTTTACACAACCAAATCCTTCCTACCGCAATTATTGACAGCGATAGGTGGACAACTAGTTACgtttattggaaaatgcGGAAACAAGATCTTGCGATAAAGGCCTTAGTCCAGCCTCCGGTTGAAGTGGATGACAATTATAAATGGATAGAGAAAGATAAATGTGTCAACAAGTCGTTTCTAGTGGAAGATCCACTTCTCTTACAATTATACTTGCAATTGAGAGACCGAAATATCGATTATTACAACGCAGCATTAGAGGTAAATGAAAGCTTAGAGTATGAAATTATTATGCGCGTTGCTACTATATACACCCGCATGGGATGTGATTACATAGctgtttctcttttgaaggaTTGGAAGTTTTTGGAAAGTAAGAAGATTGAATCCGAACAGGTTGAAATCCCTCAAAGTTCCCACTCGAAGTTGACAGATAACAAGATTGAAGAGCCGGTCACAACACAAAAGGTACGCCCAAGTCTCTTTGATAAGTTTGACTCTCAATTCTCGGAAAATACGCGATCTGTATCCTCGTCCACGAGTGAGTCAAAAAGTATTCTCAACCCTACTTCTAGGGATATAAACTCTTCAAATGGACACTCAGGTAAAAGTGCAGGCTCTAGTTTCAACATTCTGGATTCTTACAGAAGTGACACTCAAAAAGTGACCCCATCTCAAGTGCCGAATATGCTGGACAGTTTCaaggaaaatcaaaaagatacgatacaaaagaaacttCCCACACAACAAAAGTCCCCATTGGATGATTATCAGGC
- the RAD26 gene encoding DNA-dependent ATPase RAD26 (similar to uniprot|P40352 Saccharomyces cerevisiae YJR035W RAD26 Protein involved in transcription-coupled repair nucleotide excision repair of UV-induced DNA lesions homolog of human CSB protein) — MSGDNLGGLKVQMMSQTSLEQEIENNANNMISKQTLEQEEKLLERYTNKRDILRQKRDSLLSKRYNASRISVRAKLKEQIEDVENYELKPLEQDIAEIKERIKGLKETNEADTTTKSTERQPGESERDFLLRTGKITGFGNSVNFKVEDEEESKSILLAERQMLKNIDEEEDQSEDEADFISDSEELLNESAGKLDVIRKPAEAIDDGDEHHYQQRLKKWVANRSKDRDYDNQPDIPEWLKPHPKISDANISEDFMVPGDIFPLLFPYQKTCVQWLCELYQQGCGGIIGDEMGLGKTIQIIAFLATLHHSRKLNGPVLVVCPATVMKQWCNEFHTWWPPFRAVILHSIGAGMNKGTQIPEEELEKMLMTSNYGTFTYNDYEKKEKTRTSLESRKSVKKLLEKVITDGHIIITTYVGLRLHSEALLNVRWGYAILDEGHKIRNPDSDISLTCKQLKTQNRIILSGTPIQNNLTELWSLFDFVYPGKLGTLPVFQQQFANPINMGGYANASNIQVKTGYKCAVALRDLISPYLLRRVKSDVAKDLPKKNEMVLFCKLTQYQKSKYLEFLHSDELMKIRKGKRQVLYGIDILRKICNHPDLLDLKRKKMNDYEDADYGNPARSGKMQVVKQLLLLWHSQGHKTLLFTQSRQMLDILQEFISYKDPELSDLKFLRMDGTTNIGSRQSLVDKFNNEPYDVFLLTTRVGGLGINLTGANRIIIFDPDWNPSTDMQARERAWRIGQKREVTIYRLMIAGSIEEKIYHRQIFKQFLSNKILKDPKQKRFFKMNDLHDLFTLGGDNGYETEEFNQEIVKQTGNIKQNKTSETDDFDKLSQISGVHKLEGFFNSKEQDEKQSTEDDRIMGSLFSSANSVDTNERDDIIGAEATRNVKSALDALKNSRKQTKRFDVGTPTWTGKFGRAGKIRKSRTALSTNDSKFARKLNRDTLEREKIKREDIQSDATQKDEKSAEVLKASIEKYLSQSPGFASKSADLVIRVGLQLTNSTDVERVRKILKDVAVFDKLKKVWVLKSANRDTD; from the coding sequence ATGAGCGGTGACAATTTAGGTGGGTTGAAGGTTCAAATGATGTCTCAGACATCAttagaacaagaaataGAGAATAATGCTAATAATATGATTAGTAAACAGACATTGGAGCAAGAAGAAAAGCTTCTAGAGAGGTACACAAACAAGCGGGATATCCTTCGACAGAAACGGGACAGCTTGTTAAGTAAACGTTACAACGCCAGTAGGATTAGTGTTCGTGCTAAGTTGAAAGAGCAGATTGAAGATGTCGAGAATTATGAATTAAAACCCTTAGAGCAGGATATTgctgaaatcaaagaaagaattaaaggTTTGAAAGAGACTAATGAGGCCGATACGACTACAAAATCTACAGAGAGACAACCTGGTGAGTCGGAAAGAGATTTCTTGTTGAGGACCGGTAAAATCACAGGGTTCGGAAATAGTGTGAATTTTAAGGtagaagacgaagaagaatctaaATCAATCTTACTAGCTGAACGACAAATGTTAAAGAACATTgacgaggaagaagatcaaagtGAAGACGAGGCTGATTTTATAAGTGATTCAGAAGAACTTTTAAACGAATCAGCTGGGAAACTCGATGTAATTCGTAAACCTGCAGAGGCTATTGATGACGGTGACGAGCATcattatcaacaaagattaAAGAAGTGGGTAGCCAATAGAAGTAAAGATCGCGATTACGATAACCAACCGGATATTCCAGAATGGTTGAAACCACatccaaaaatttcagaCGCCAATATCAGTGAAGATTTCATGGTACCTGGTGATATATTCCCTTTGCTATTTCCCTATCAAAAAACATGTGTGCAATGGCTATGTGAGCTTTATCAACAAGGATGCGGTGGCATAATAGGAGATGAGATGGGACTAGGTAAAACGATTCAAATTATTGCATTTCTTGCCACTTTGCACCACTCCCGAAAATTGAATGGCCCTGTACTTGTCGTTTGTCCCGCAACTGTGATGAAACAATGGTGTAACGAATTCCATACTTGGTGGCCACCTTTTAGAGCTGTAATTCTACATTCAATTGGTGCCGGTATGAATAAAGGTACACAGATTCCAGAAGAGGAACTAGagaagatgttgatgaCTTCAAATTACGGAACGTTTACATATAATGACtatgagaaaaaagagaaaacgCGGACTTCACTTGAATCGAGAAAAAGTGTCAAAAAGCTTTTAGAAAAAGTGATCACGGATGGTCACATTATTATAACGACGTATGTTGGTTTAAGATTACATTCTGAAGCGCTACTGAATGTAAGGTGGGGTTATGCTATTTTGGATGAAGGACATAAGATTCGTAATCCTGATTCAGATATCTCTTTGACATGCAAGCAGCTAAAGACACAGAACAGAATTATTCTTTCAGGGACACCAATTCAGAACAACTTGACAGAATTATGGTCCCTTTTCGATTTCGTCTATCCAGGAAAACTTGGGACTCTTCCTGTATTCCAACAACAGTTTGCTAATCCTATCAACATGGGTGGCTATGCCAACGCTTCAAATATACAAGTGAAAACTGGTTATAAGTGCGCTGTTGCTCTCAGAGATTTGATTTCCCCTTATTTATTAAGAAGAGTAAAGAGTGATGTTGCTAAGGACttaccaaagaaaaatgaaatggTTCTTTTCTGCAAGCTAACACAGTACCAAAAATCGAAGTACTTAGAATTCCTCCACTCTGACGAGCTCATGAAAATAAGGAAAGGGAAAAGGCAGGTTCTATATGGTATTGATATATTAAGAAAAATCTGTAACCACCCGGACTTATTGGATTTAAAACGAAAGAAAATGAACGATTATGAAGACGCGGATTACGGCAATCCAGCAAGATCAGGCAAAATGCAAGTAGTAAAGCAGTTGTTACTACTATGGCATTCACAGGGTCACAAAACTCTTCTATTCACTCAATCCCGACAAATGTTGGATATTCTACAAGAATTCATCAGTTACAAAGACCCTGAACTATCAGATCTTAAATTTTTAAGGATGGATGGTACGACTAACATCGGATCTCGTCAATCATTGGTGGATAAATTCAACAACGAACCTTATGACGTATTCTTACTTACAACAAGAGTAGGCGGACTCGGTATTAATTTAACAGGGGCAAATAGGATTATAATTTTTGATCCGGACTGGAATCCATCTACTGATATGCAAGCCAGAGAACGTGCGTGGAGGATCGGTCAAAAGAGGGAGGTCACTATTTATAGATTAATGATTGCAGGCAGTATTGAGGAGAAGATTTATCACAGACAGATCTTTAAGCAGTttttatcaaataaaatcttgaaagatCCCAAACAAAAGCgttttttcaaaatgaatGATTTACACGATCTATTCACTCTAGGAGGAGATAATGGATatgaaacagaagaattcaatcaagaaattgttaAACAAACGGGTAATATAAAGCAGAACAAGACTTCGGAGACGGACgattttgataaacttTCGCAGATTTCGGGTGTTCACAAATTGGAGGGATTTTTCAACTCTAAAGAACAAGATGAGAAGCAGAGCACCGAAGACGACAGAATCATGGGTAGCTTATTTTCTTCAGCAAATAGCGTTGATACTAACGAGAGAGATGATATCATTGGGGCAGAAGCTACTCGTAACGTCAAATCTGCACTTGATGCATTAAAAAACTCACGGAAACAAACTAAAAGGTTTGATGTTGGCACTCCGACTTGGACTGGTAAATTCGGTAGGGCAGGTAAAATAAGAAAGAGTAGGACTGCATTATCTACAAATGACAGCAAGTTTGCAAGAAAATTGAACCGGGATACGTTAGAGCGGGAGAAAATTAAAAGAGAGGACATTCAATCAGATGCTACACAGAAGGACGAGAAGAGCGCCGAGGTACTCAAAGCGtccattgaaaaatatctATCTCAGTCACCAGGGTTTGCGAGCAAATCAGCAGATCTAGTGATTAGAGTCGGATTACAGCTAACAAACTCAACCGACGTAGAACGTGTTCGGAAAATCTTAAAAGATGTCGCAGTATTTGATAAGTTAAAGAAAGTTTGGGTACTTAAATCAGCTAATAGAGATACCGATTAA
- the PET191 gene encoding Pet191p (highly similar to uniprot|Q02772 Saccharomyces cerevisiae YJR034W PET191 Protein required for assembly of cytochrome c oxidase), producing the protein MGASCNDQRKAVAICLQRSPCVLIERNTPKQCIEDPKLSKDLPELCMAQMKAFLDCKRGIVDMTKRFRGNGALSTGKYDEQYEKLSTGDFNAKEEYEKLKLLDSASKN; encoded by the coding sequence ATGGGTGCCAGTTGTAACGATCAAAGGAAAGCTGTTGCTATCTGTTTGCAGAGATCGCCATGCGTGCTCATCGAAAGAAACACTCCTAAGCAGTGCATAGAAGATCCTAAGTTGAGTAAAGATCTACCAGAACTCTGTATGGCACAGATGAAAGCATTTTTGGATTGTAAGCGTGGTATTGTTGACATGACCAAAAGATTCAGAGGCAACGGTGCGTTATCTACGGGAAAGTACGATGAGCAATATGAAAAGCTATCTACCGGAGACTTCAACGCCAAGGAAGAGTATGAGAAGTTGAAGTTACTAGATAGTGCCAGCAAGAATTAA